From the Pelorhabdus rhamnosifermentans genome, the window ACAATTTTAAATGCAAAGTATTATTATAATATTCCTATCATCGATGCTGTTCGCGCCAGTATTTCTATTCCAGGACTTTTCACTCCTAAAAATTATTCTGGTATGATGCTTGTCGATGGAGCAGTAAAGAACAACTTGCCAGCAGATATCTTACGTGAGATGGGAGCTGATATTGTCATTGGTGTTGATTTAGGTTATGATGGAAAACCGAATTATGGAATCCAATCGGTTGGTGAGGTACTTATGCAATGCATTGAAATTATGTCACGGGAAGTCACTTTATTAAAAGGGCGGCAACATTCTGATCTGGTTATTCGACCGCAAACGTTTGATATTTCTTTTTCAAATAAAGTTGATATTGATACTTGTATTGACAGGGGTGTTTTTGCGACAAAAGAGCTCATTCCAGACATTTTGGATTTAATACGCTAATTCTGTCACGGAAAATCAGCCTGGCAAAAAGTAACTTGTTAATTTTTACTGGAAAAGCTATAATTAAAATAGAATTTTTACCCGTGGATATAAATGGAAAAGGGTATGTTTTGTTTATAGGAGTGACTGATTTATGTTACAAATGAACGGGATCAAAAAAGGACTTGTGCTTTGTTTAAGTGGATTCCTTATTTTAATAACAAGTTTTGTCGGAAATGTTAAGGTTGAGGCTGCTAGCTTTACAGAAAATTTATTATATGGTGCTGCAGCGTTTGCTTATATTAATGGTCAACTGAATAATCTTAATGACAATCATCAAAAAGATTTGTTAGCGCAAACGCAAAAACAAACGGGTGTCTATGAAAATGAGGAAAAAGATGCCTATTTAGCGAATGTAGCACAACGCTTAATGACGAACGGGATTATTAAGGGTCATTATGCTGTATACTTAACACCTGACAAAAGCATTAATGCTTTTTGTACGTTAGGTCGTGTGATTGCTGTTAACAAAGGAACTATTGAAATGCTTGATGAAGATGAGTTTGCTTCTATTCTTGGTCATGAAATGGGACATGGAGAACACAAGGACCCTGTAGAAGGAACGAAAAAAAGTATCGGTCTTGGTGTGTTAGTTGATTTGTACTTACAGGATAATCCGGGCATAACAAGCCAAGTATTGGGTGTTGCAAGTGCTAATTATATCAATAATGAAGTCATTACCATGCAAGAAGAATGGGCGGCAGATAATGCTGGTTTTGATAATGCTGTTGCTGCAGGCTATAATCCGGGTGGTGGCGCTGCTGCCATGGCTTTTATGCGCTCTAAATTGGGAGAATTATGGCATGATGGACTGAGCAAAATTGTGAGTCCCAATAATCATCCTAAGACTTCCGACCGTGTGAATAATTTTTCTAAGAGAATGACAGATTATAGTCATGGCCATGTTACTGTAAAAGGTGATAAAACGGTTTGTCTTGACGGTGTTGAGATTATCACGCCAGCGAAGACTGAACGTTATTTAGCAGCTGAACGTACATATTTAATTGCGGGTAAACTTGCCAGAGAATATCATAACAATACACTAGAAACGGTATCTGTTGGGCAAAATGGCACTGTCTATATGGGAGATCGAGCTCTTTTTACACCTGTTGATGGAGACAGCGATACAGCCCAAGAGGTTGCGGATAAAATTAACGTCCTTATTAAAAAATAGGTAAAAGTAAATTGATAAAATTGTATCCCCTTAACAAGAAACTTCATATGAATAGGTTAGGGGGCGATACGATGTCGATGTTTGATATGAAAAGTATTGTTAAGGCCATTCGAGTTCATGATATTACGATGTTGGCCTTAGAGAAGAGTAATTCTGAGTGGGATTATCAGGATGAACAGGAATTAACCCGTGCTATTGTTGCCAAATATGATTCCATTAATCGCTTGGTCTTGCAAGACATGAAATACATGGAAAGAATATCACGTCAGCAAGCAAGAAAGGCGAAAAATGAATCTATAAAGCAATAAGGCTGGAGAAACAAAAGAGCAACAGTAAGGTGTTGCTCTTTTGTTTATGACAAGGTTTACAATAGGTTAGGAGGAACTATCGATGAATTTTGCTAAGCATACTAATCAAAAAGTATTTCGATTGATTATACTTACTGTATTTGTTATCCTTGTCTGGATTAGCTTTAGGGTATATCCTGCTTTTTTTCAAAAGATGTATGTTTTACTTCTACATGGTGATGTGAGGGGCAGTGTTCACTTCATCCGATCTTATGGACCGTATTCCATGATTGTTAGTTTCTTACTTATCGTTTTTATTAACACTGTCGCTGTACTGCCAAATATTTTCATCTTAGCTGCTAATGGTGTGATTTTTGGTGTAGTAGAAGGAACGATTATTTCGTGGTTAGCTGAATCAGTGGGTGTCATTTTAAGCTTTATTTTGATGCGATATTTTTTTCATGATGTTGCTCATAGTGTGATTATTCGCAGTAATGCCTTGAAACGAATTGATGAATTTAGTGGCAAGCAAGGATTTCGCGTTATGCTTGTGGCGCGGTGTATTCCCTATGTACCATCCGGTCTTATTACGGCTCTTGGTGCTGTAAGTAGTATTACCCTTGCTGATTATGCCCTAGCTACATTTATTGGAAAATTACCATCTGCCTGGATTGAAGTCACTTTAGGTCATGATTTGTTATCTTATCAGGATCATGTTATGAGGCTTACACTCCTCATCTTTTTATCCATCGCTTTATATTATTTTTTAGCGAGAAAGAAAAAGCAGCAATAATGGATGACTACATAACAATTTTTACTTGTTGACGAATAAAGATTATTAACATATAATAATGACATGAAAATAAAATTAAATGGGATGTAGAACTGACGGATAGTGGAGATTACCACGTGAACTACATTCTTGAAATGCCGACCGTCTGGGCGAGATTGCAAGATCTTGTTTCAGAGGGTCTTTTTGTTGCAATCTTCAATGTTAATTCAATTATTCAATTGAGGAGGTCATGCAATAATGGCATGGAAAGGTTTTGTTAAAGGAATTTGGAATGAGAAAATTGATGTTCGTGATTTTATTCAGAATAATTATCAACCCTACAGTGGTGAAGACAATTTTTTAAGTGGTCCCACCATAAAGACGAGTGCACTATGGAAAGAATGCTGTGATTTATTAGATCAGGAACGGAATAAAAACGGTGTACTTGATGTTGATTATCAGACTGTTTCAACAATTACTTCACATAAGCCAGGATATATTGACAGAAAACTGGAAAGTATCGTTGGTTTGCAAACCGATGCACCGTTGAAACGCAGTGTCATTGTCAATGGTGGCATTCGCATGGCAGAACAAGCCTGCGAGGCTTATGGTTATAAGTTAAATCCCGAAATTAGTGAACTTTATCATCATCATTGCAAAACACACAATACAGCTGTTTTTGATGTTTATACAGATGAAATGAAACATGTGCGCAAATTAGGCATTATTACGGGGTTGCCTGATGCCTATGGCCGCGGACGCATTATTGGTGATTATCGTCGTATCGCTTTATATGGAATTGAGCGGCTTATTGTTGAAAAACGAACTGACTTGAAAAATATGGAAGGCCGAGCTATGGTGCAAGAAGCGATCCAGTTGCGCGAAGAAATTATGGCTCAAATTGCTGGATTACAGGATATGTCACTCATGGCCCAAAGTTATGGATTTGATATTACGCAACCTGCTGTAAATGCGCAGCAAGCTGTTCAATGGGTTTACTTTGGTTATTTGGCGGCAATTAAGGAACAAAATGGCGCTGCCATGTCATTAGGTCGTGTATCAACTTTTCTTGACATATATATTGAGCGTGATTTGGCACAAGGGGTATTAACAGAAGAAGAAGCACAAGAACTGATTGATCAATTAGTAATAAAATTGCGTCTTGCACGTCATTTGCGTACACCAGAATATAATGAATTATTTGCTGGTGATCCGCTCTGGGTGACAGAAGCTATTGGCGGTATGGGGGAAGATGGACGAACCTTAGTGACACGTACGTCTTATCGTATTTTAAATACTTTATATAATTTAGGTCCAGCGCCTGAACCGAATCTGACTGTATTGTGGTCAACAAAGTTACCTGCCGCCTTTAAAAAGTTTTGTGCTAAAGTGTCTGTCGATACAAGTGCTATTCAATATGAAAATGATGATATTATGCGTATGGACTATGGTGATGATTATGCTATTGCCTGCTGTGTATCAGCAATGAAAGTAGGCAAACAGATGCAGTTCTTTGGTGCCAGAACGAATTTGGCTAAGGCCTTATTGCTTGCCATTAATGGTGGCCGCGATGAGAAAAAAGGTGACCAAGTCGGGCCCGTGCTCCCTGTCCTTCAGGACGAATACCTTGATTATGATAAGGTAAGAAAAAATTATTCCATCGTTTTAGAATGGTTGGCTGGATTATATGTCAATACAATGAATGTCATCCATTTCATGCATGATAAGTATGCTTATGAACGGTCACAGCTTGCCTTGCATGATACAGACGTAGAACGACTCATGGCTTTTGGGGTTGCTGGATTATCTGTTGCAGCGGATTCGTTAAGTGCCATTCGTTATGCTAAGGTACAGCCTGTGCGAAATGAACAAGGCATTGCTGTTGATTTTAAAATTACTGGCGACTTTCCTTGTTTTGGCAACGATGATGACAGAGTAGATCGCTTTGTTAAAGAAATTACAGCTGAATTCTCTCACAACTTAAAACAACATCCCGCTTATCGGAATGCCAGACATACCTTGTCTGTGCTCACAATTACTTCAAACGTTATGTATGGTAAAAAAACCGGTTCTACTCCTGATGGACGTCAAAGTGGACAACCTTTTGCACCAGGTGCAAATCCCATGCATGGACGTGATGCGCGGGGAGCCTTGGCTGCCATGAATTCTGTGGCCAAAATATCTTATGAAGATTGTCGTGATGGTATTTCCTATACTTTTTCAGCGGTTCCAGGAGCACTTGGAAAAAGTTCGACAAATAGGGTAGATAATCTTGCTGCTGTACTTGACGGTTATGCTATGCAGCAAGGCCATCATATTAATGTGAATGTTCTTGATCGAGAAGTTTTAGAAGATGCCATGATTCACCCGGAAAAATATCCCCAACTAACGATTCGTGTGTCAGGTTATGCTGTAAATTTTGTAAAGTTAAGTCCTGAGCATCAACGCGAAGTAATTAGTAGAACTTTTTATCAGGCTATGTAATATCTACTCTACACAATCAACAGAATTTCCACTAAAATTTCCGAATGGTTAAATATGTATCGGTGAGGGGTTAGATAAAATGAAGGGATATTTTCATTCCATTGAAACATTTGGGACAGTTGATGGTCCAGGCATTCGCTATGTACTATTTTTAAGCGGCTGTCCTATGCACTGTTCTTTTTGTCATAATCCGGATACATGGGAGCAAGGAAACCAAACGATTACAGTAGAAACTGTTCTGGCTGATGTAGAAAAATACCGAAACTTTTATGAGCGCTCTGGAGGCGGTATTACGGTAAGTGGTGGAGAGCCATTGATGCAAGCCGAATTTGTAACTGAATTATTCAAAAATTGCCATGCGCGAAAAATTCATACTCTCATTGATACCTCGGGTTGCGCACCTTTAGAAAATCTAAAGATGGTTTTACCTTATACAGATACCATTCAATTTAGTATTAAAGCTGTTGAACCGGTGAAACATCAAACATTAACTGTCCTGTCAAACGATGCGATCTTAGCCAATCTTCGTTATGCAGCCGAAAGTCAGCTACCGCTGATTATTCGTTATGTCATTATTCCTGATGTAAATAATGCGACTTCAGATATGAACCAATTAGCAGAATTAGTGAAGTCCTTGCCAGGCAGTGCATCTGTAGAGCTCTTAGCTTATCATACATTGGGATTAGAAAAGTGGGAAAAGCTCGGTAAAAAATATACATTAACTTCGATAAGAGAAGCTAATGCTGAAGATTTAAACATTGCTAAGGCGATTTTAAATGAGCAAGGCATCCAGGTTATAGGCGTAGAATGAAACAAATTGCTGATAAAAATTCATCATAAAAAGAAAAAGATTATTACCTTTTTCTTTCTGATTTCGTCGCCCATGGTTACTGAGGTGGCACTGAAGAAATTAAAGCCCTGTTAAAGTAATATAAGTAACCCAGGTATATGGAGCAGTGTAGGTGTTTGTCGACATCTATACTGCTTTTTGCTTGTTCTGGTGGATCTATTGTTTGGTAAAGGCGTCTGTCGAAAATTAGCGAAATAGGGCAAAGATAAAAAAGGTTTTTTGTATTCTGGACGGAATTTAGAATTAAAATAATAAAGAGGGATTGTGTGAGAATGATGAAAAGTATCGGCGTGGTAACCTATGTTCGCAATTCACCCGTGGCGATTTTTTTAAAAGACAATTTGGAAACCGTTCTCGCTAATTATGTTGATGTGAAAATCTATTCTTTTGATGAATTGAAGCCGGGAAAAACGATTGATGACGATATTGTTCTAGTAATGATTAAAAGTCAGGCGCTGCAAGTAAAAAAACATATTTCTGATGCTCGGCGGATTGTTGTTGCCCAAAGGACTACTAGGGAGAGTGAAATTTACAAGATTTTTTCCATTCCTGCCGATACTAGAGTGTTGGTAGTTAATGATAATTCAGAAACAACATTGGAAGCTATTACTCTCTTTTATCAATTAGGAATTAACCATTTGAATCTTGTTCCTTATAAAGAAGGCGAGGATTACAGTGATATTAAAATTGCTATAACTCCTGGTGAGAACTGGCGTGTTCCAGAGTATATTGGTACTGTCCTTGATATAGGCCAGCGCTATATTGATATATCTACATTTATCGAAATAATTAATAAGTTAGAAATAACGGAAGATGAAGTTAGCAGACGATTTTTGAAGTATTCTGAAAGCATTGTATCTTTGGATACGGGTATAAGAAGGCAATATAAAGAGCTGGTTACCAAAAATACTGAGTTGAGAGCAGTGATCAATTTGTCCCCGGAGGGCATTCTGTTGTTAAACAACGAGAAAATGGTCAGTCTCTACAACAAAAGTTTAGAAAAAATGTTCGATATTCATAAGGATATTACTTGTGTCAACTTGAATGATTTATTCACGTTGGACATTATTAATGTTCTTAATCAGGATGTTATTAGGGATGAAATTGTAGAATATAAAGGTCGAACCTTGATTGTTAACAAACATAATCTTGAATACTTTGGAGAAATGGCCGGAATCTATTTTATCTTCCAAGAAGTTACTTATATAAAACAATTAGAGCAAACTTTAACGAAAAAGTTGCGAGCTAAAGGTCTTTTGACCAGATACAATTTTTCAGATATCCATACGAAATCACCTGAAATGATACAATGTATTGATTTTGCACGAAAAGCTGCTTGTTCTGATCTAACAATCCTAATTACAGGTGAAAGCGGTACCGGGAAAGAACTTTTAGCCCAATCTATTCATAATGCATCTCATCGTACAAAGCAGCCATTTATGGCTTTTAACTGTGCCGCAGTTCCTGAAAGTATTATGGAAAGTGAACTTTTCGGATATGAAGGCGGTACATTTACAGGAGCATTGAAAGAAGGTAAAGCCGGATTATTCGAACAGGCTAATAATGGTACGATGTTCTTAGATGAAATTGGTGATATGCCCTATTCAATGCAGGCTAAGTTATTAAGGGTTTTACAGGAACAGCAAGTCATGCGCATTGGTTCCCAGCGTGTAACTACTATAAATATACGGGTTATTGCGGCCACAAACAATGATCTTCGTAAAAAAATACGCTCCAGTCAGTTCCGGGCAGATCTTTATTACCGTCTAAACGTGTTACCAATTATGGTTCCGCCTCTTAGAGAACGAAAGGAAGACATTTTATATCTTTTAAATTATTTTTTGAGACAAAAACATCGGGAGAATCTTTCCGTTCTACCGGAAACCTGTGATATCTTAATGCAATATGGGTGGCCGGGAAATATTCGAGAATTAAACAATGTTGCTGCCTATATTTCTTTTATGACAGACACTATAGTGAGACCGGACCATCTTCCATGCTATATTTTTGATATTCAGGAAGATTTTGAACGGGACTTCAACGTCTTGGCAATTAGGGGTGATTTGGAAAATTGCCAGGCAGTATTGAAAGTTATTGCCGATTTTGATTCTTTAGATATGGGAGCTGGGCGTAAAAGTATTGAGGACTTCCTTAATAATACAGGTGTACATTTGTCGCAAGGGGAAATTCGGCGTGTACTGAACGTTTTAAATGGATGTGAACTTATAACATCTGGCATTGGACGAAAAGGCAGTGAAATTACGTTAAAGGGGAAATATTTTTTAAAATGGTTAAAAAACAGGAACAACCAACCAGTTTAAATACCTATTAAATGCCCAATATTTAGAATTCTGAAAGTTTAATTTATGAACAACGTTACATGATAAATGACTGTATCGTTAAAAAACGTAAGCTATTGCACTTAAGTTCTAGCTTGCGCTTTTTTATTTTTTAGAATTTTGTCATTTGGCATTAAAATTGCAATTAATTATTCCTGAATAGATAAGTATTGCATTTACAACATATCAATACAAAGCAGAAGGGGGAGTTTTATGAAGTGTACACTGAATAATACGGTAGAAGAACAAAAGATTTTTGGAATTTTGAACCAAGAGCTAGTGGTTGCGCTTGGCTGCACTGAACCAATAGCGATTGCCTATGCGGCGGCCTTAGCTAAGCAATTTGTTAAGGATGGGGACATTCTTTCTGTACAAGTAGCGATGAGTGGCAATATCATAAAAAATGCCATGTCTGTTACTATACCCGGCACATCTATCTGCGGTATAAATGCGGCCACAGCTTTGGGCATTGTGGCTGGTAATCCAGATAAAAAGCTAGAAGTGTTGTCTGGTATAACTCAAAATCACGTAAAACAGGCACAAGACATGATAGAAGCAGGAATCATCTCTGCTTCTGTGGCCAATACTTCCAAGAAACTGTATATCGAAGCTGTGGTTCACTCGAAAAAATCATATGCGAAGGTTGTTATTGCTGATCATCATACTGGTGTTGTATTAATTGAAGTTGATGGTCAGGCGGTTTATAAAGAAGACCATAAGGATAATGCTTGTGATGAGCTTAATACAGACAGTCTTTTTTTGAATTTGGATAGAGTTTGGCAGTTTGCTATGGAAGTTGATACGAAAAAATTAGATATAGTAAAAGAAAGTATCAAATTGAATAAGCGAGTAGCCTTGGAGGGATTGGCGAATGTGTATGGACTTCAAGTGGGAAGAAGCATTCGTGACAGTATTGCCAAAGGAATCTTGACAGACGATTTCGCAACTTGGGCAATGGCACTGACTGCTGCTGGTTCCGATGCTAGGATGGCAGGCTGTTCACTACCGGTGATGAGTAATTCAGGCAGCGGAAATCAAGGATTATGCGCCACTTTACCCGTGGTGGCCGTCGGAGAAAAACTAGAAATTGATGACGAAAAAATGATACGGGCAGTGGCGCTAAGTCATTTAATAACCATTTATATCAAATCTAAATTTGGTCGTTTATCCGCGTTATGTGGTGCGACTATCGCCGGAACAGGTGCTAGTTGTGGCATTACCTATTTATTGGGCGGCGATTTAATTCAAGTGAAATATGCTGTACAAAATATGTTAGGTAATGTAACTGGCATGTTGTGTGATGGTGCCAAGGCGGGTTGTGCCATGAAAGTGTCTACTTGTGTCAATGCGGCAGTCCAATCGGCTGTTATGGCCAGGGAACAACGTTCGATTCAGTCTACTGACGGGATTATTGAAGCCGATGTTGATCGATCTATCGACAATCTTTGCCAACTGGGAAATCAAGGAACTTTGGAAGCAGATAAGATTATCCTGGAGATTATGTTAAATAAGAAAGTAGGGTAATCTGGCTTTAATTACCGTTTAAAGACTTAACCATTTTGTAATTTCATTTGAATTTTCTTATCAATAATGTGCGATTTTGTCTATTTCATATTTCTAAGATTACTGTCACTATAAGGATGAAATAGGTGATGTAAGCTTGGAGGGAGAGATTATTATCAATAAACCAATCATTGGAATTTTAACTAACTTGCTTATTACTGAGGGTAGTATGTTTCCGGGAATGGAAAGGGCCTACGTAAACTATGATTATGTTCAGGCAGTTATGATGGCAGGAGCCGTACCGATATTATTGCCAGTGATCAGTGATGAACAATGTATTAGGAAGCAAATTGAACTTGTGAATGGTCTATTACTAACTGGCGGATATGATATCAATCCGCTGCATTATAATGAAGAACCTCGCAAAGAACTGGAGTTTATTTTCCCTGAGGTAGATGAACATCAACTAGCCGCCGCGCAGATAGCTACTGGCCTGAGTAAGCCTATGCTTGGAATATGTAGGGGAACACAAGTTCTGAATGTGGCATTTGGTGGAACTTTGTATCAGGATGTACTTCAAGTGCCCACATCTATTAAGCATACTCAGAAAACACAAAGGTATGTTCCTGGACATACAGTGAACATAGTTCAAGATACTATCCTGTCTAGAAGTTTTAATAAAAAAGTGATTTTGACCAATAGTTTTCATCATCAGGCCGTTAAGGATATTGCGTCAGGATTTATAGTCAATGCTAGGGCAGAAGATGGAGTAATAGAAGGAATCGAGAGACCAGGCGATGTATTTACTGTTGGCATCCAATGGCATCCGGAAATGATGGCTGGAAAATATCCGGAAATGTTGAATGTTTTTAAACAGTTTGTCGCAGCAGCGGAAACTACAGTGCGATGATTACAAGAGAGAAAATGAATTAGGTGAGGGGGATTAATCAATGTTATATACATACCAGCCCAAAGGCGTTTGTTCAACTGAAATAACCTTTGAGATTGCGGACGGTGTTGTAAAAAATGTAAAGTTTACTGGAGGCTGTCGCGGTAATCTTACAGCTATATCTAGACTTTTGGAGGGATTGCCCGCTCAAGAGGTGATTTCAAAGATGAAAGGTATTACTTGTCGGCCAAGCGGAGCTTCTTGTGCTGACCAATTGGCATGTGCTTTAGAAAAAGCAATTAATTCTTGACGTTCTTCGGTATGAGATAAAAGGAGTAAACGCTGAGTGACGGGTGAAGATAAAAAGAAATTTGGATTGAGGTGATTTCAAAATTAAAGGGCATTACCTGCTGACCTAGTGAAGATTCTTGTGCCGATCAGTTGTAAGCCGATGTCGAAAAGGATTAAATTTTGGGAGGTAAATCATGGACATAGCAGAGCAGAACAATGAAGTACGTAAACATCCAAAGGGGTTTTATGTGATTGCATTTATTGAAATCTGGGAAAGATTTGGTTATGGCGGATTACACACAGTATTGGCTTTATTTCTTACTAAAAATTTAGGAATGACCGATGCCCAAAGCTTTTCGGTTTATGGTACTTTTGTAGCATTGGTGTTTGCTTTTATGTCTGTCGGTGGTTATATCGGAGATAAGGTTTTAGGAACACAACGTACTATAATATTAGGTGCTGTAACCCTTATGGTGGGCTATTTTATTATGGGACTTGCTAACTCCGATATAACACTTATCTATGCTGCTTTGGCTATTGTAGCTGTTGGTAATGGGTTATTCAAGGCTAATCCTTCAAGTTTATTATCAAAACTATATTCAAAGGATGATCCAAGAATAGATGGCGCATTTACAATCTATTACATGGCTATAAATGTTGGATTTCTCATTTCCATGATTGCTATTCCTTACTTAGGAGCAAGATATGGAGCAACTTTTGGTTTTTATGTCTGTGGCGGTGGCGTATTTCTTGCAATTGCTTCATTTTTGGCTTTTCGAAAATTAGTTAAAGGTTTTGATTCTCCAGTTGGGTTGGAACCAATAAAGTACAAAAACCTATTAATGGTGGCAGTAGGAATTATAATAACTGTTACTGTTTCAACGTTTATGCTGCAAAATATTAAAGTGGTACGTTTTTTGCTATTATTGGTTGGAATAACGGTTGTAGGAGTTTTCTTTAGGGAAATATTTAAAAGCAATGGTACTGAACGGAATCGATTGATTGCCGCCTTTATTTTGATACTTGAAGCAATCGTATTTTATACACTTTCACAGCAAATGCCGATGTCATTAAATTTCTTTGCAATTAGAAACGTAGAGCATGCGATATTAGGGATTCCTGTAGGTAATCCACAAAGCTTCCAAGCTTTAAATCCATTTTTCATCATGTTGCTAAGTCCAATTTTAGCTTGGATGTATACTCATTTTGGAAAACAGGGACGAGATCTTTCTATTGCTACTAAATTTGCAGTAGGCATGGTTTGTTGTTCATTTAGTTTTTTAATCCTGTCTTTTGGAGCTAAATTCGCAAATGAGCAAGGCATTGTTTCGGCAAATTGGCTTGTAGCAAATTATTTTTTTAGTAGTTTGGGTGAATTGTTAATTAGCGGATTAGGACTTGCAATGGTAGCTAAATTAGTACCTCAAAGAATAGTTGGATTTGTTATGGGATCATGGTTTCTAAGTATTTCAGCGGCGGGTATTATTGGTGGTTGGGTAGCTTCATTGACTGCTGCACCAAAAGGTATCACTGATCCACTACAAACGTTGCCGGTTTATTCAAATGTGTTTTTTGAAATTGGGGCAGTTGCGGGAATAGTTGCTATTCTTATGCTAATTACTGCGCCTAAAATTAAACACTTAATTGAAAAAAAAGAAGAGGTAGTGTAGAGGGTTCTATCGCAGGAGATAGTCAAGGTGCTTAGTAAGATTTTATTTACTAATATAAATTGAGGGGGAAAATTAATGAAAAAGAAAACGAGTGCTATTTTGTCTGTTGCTTTTGCTTTCTCAGTATTTGGTACAAGCTTTGCTGCAGATGCTACGTTTCAAGATGTATCAGCAACACAATGGTCTTATGATGCAATATCATATTTAGGTCAAGCAGGAATAATTGATGGTTATAACGACCAAACTTTCCGTGGCAATCAAACCATGACTCGTAACGAAATGGCGGAGATCGTTTACAAAGCTATGAAAAATGAATCAAAAGCGAATATTGCCCAAAAGGCCCTCATTGATAAATTAGCTTCTGAATATGCCTTGGAAATGAATAAAATCAATAGCATAGATAATCGACTTGGTAAGGTTGAAAAAAAATTAGCTGATATTAATATTTCCGGCAGCTTATTGGAACAGTACAAGGTCAAATCAGTTCCCCAACCGGATAGTAATTACAAAAACTACTCCAAGCAACAGTGGCAAATACGATTGAACTTAAGCGCGAAGGTTGATAACAATACCACTTTAAATGTTCGCCTTGCTAATCCTGCACCGACTAAAGAAATTTTCGAAGATGTAACGGCTAAGTTCGGCGGTGTTAATAGTGATAATACTTTGAAGGCTGATCGGTTCTTCGCTACTACTAAGGTTGGCGCTACGAAAGTTACTATTGGACGTCAAGCACTTGCAATTGATCCGGAAGATGCTATTGTTGATAGCGGATTTTTTAGTTATGATGGTGCCAAGTTGGATTGGAATTGGAAGGGCCTAAATTTTGATATAAAATATGGAC encodes:
- a CDS encoding M48 family metalloprotease; this translates as MLQMNGIKKGLVLCLSGFLILITSFVGNVKVEAASFTENLLYGAAAFAYINGQLNNLNDNHQKDLLAQTQKQTGVYENEEKDAYLANVAQRLMTNGIIKGHYAVYLTPDKSINAFCTLGRVIAVNKGTIEMLDEDEFASILGHEMGHGEHKDPVEGTKKSIGLGVLVDLYLQDNPGITSQVLGVASANYINNEVITMQEEWAADNAGFDNAVAAGYNPGGGAAAMAFMRSKLGELWHDGLSKIVSPNNHPKTSDRVNNFSKRMTDYSHGHVTVKGDKTVCLDGVEIITPAKTERYLAAERTYLIAGKLAREYHNNTLETVSVGQNGTVYMGDRALFTPVDGDSDTAQEVADKINVLIKK
- a CDS encoding TVP38/TMEM64 family protein: MNFAKHTNQKVFRLIILTVFVILVWISFRVYPAFFQKMYVLLLHGDVRGSVHFIRSYGPYSMIVSFLLIVFINTVAVLPNIFILAANGVIFGVVEGTIISWLAESVGVILSFILMRYFFHDVAHSVIIRSNALKRIDEFSGKQGFRVMLVARCIPYVPSGLITALGAVSSITLADYALATFIGKLPSAWIEVTLGHDLLSYQDHVMRLTLLIFLSIALYYFLARKKKQQ
- the pflB gene encoding formate C-acetyltransferase: MAWKGFVKGIWNEKIDVRDFIQNNYQPYSGEDNFLSGPTIKTSALWKECCDLLDQERNKNGVLDVDYQTVSTITSHKPGYIDRKLESIVGLQTDAPLKRSVIVNGGIRMAEQACEAYGYKLNPEISELYHHHCKTHNTAVFDVYTDEMKHVRKLGIITGLPDAYGRGRIIGDYRRIALYGIERLIVEKRTDLKNMEGRAMVQEAIQLREEIMAQIAGLQDMSLMAQSYGFDITQPAVNAQQAVQWVYFGYLAAIKEQNGAAMSLGRVSTFLDIYIERDLAQGVLTEEEAQELIDQLVIKLRLARHLRTPEYNELFAGDPLWVTEAIGGMGEDGRTLVTRTSYRILNTLYNLGPAPEPNLTVLWSTKLPAAFKKFCAKVSVDTSAIQYENDDIMRMDYGDDYAIACCVSAMKVGKQMQFFGARTNLAKALLLAINGGRDEKKGDQVGPVLPVLQDEYLDYDKVRKNYSIVLEWLAGLYVNTMNVIHFMHDKYAYERSQLALHDTDVERLMAFGVAGLSVAADSLSAIRYAKVQPVRNEQGIAVDFKITGDFPCFGNDDDRVDRFVKEITAEFSHNLKQHPAYRNARHTLSVLTITSNVMYGKKTGSTPDGRQSGQPFAPGANPMHGRDARGALAAMNSVAKISYEDCRDGISYTFSAVPGALGKSSTNRVDNLAAVLDGYAMQQGHHINVNVLDREVLEDAMIHPEKYPQLTIRVSGYAVNFVKLSPEHQREVISRTFYQAM
- the pflA gene encoding pyruvate formate-lyase-activating protein produces the protein MKGYFHSIETFGTVDGPGIRYVLFLSGCPMHCSFCHNPDTWEQGNQTITVETVLADVEKYRNFYERSGGGITVSGGEPLMQAEFVTELFKNCHARKIHTLIDTSGCAPLENLKMVLPYTDTIQFSIKAVEPVKHQTLTVLSNDAILANLRYAAESQLPLIIRYVIIPDVNNATSDMNQLAELVKSLPGSASVELLAYHTLGLEKWEKLGKKYTLTSIREANAEDLNIAKAILNEQGIQVIGVE
- a CDS encoding sigma-54 interaction domain-containing protein — its product is MMKSIGVVTYVRNSPVAIFLKDNLETVLANYVDVKIYSFDELKPGKTIDDDIVLVMIKSQALQVKKHISDARRIVVAQRTTRESEIYKIFSIPADTRVLVVNDNSETTLEAITLFYQLGINHLNLVPYKEGEDYSDIKIAITPGENWRVPEYIGTVLDIGQRYIDISTFIEIINKLEITEDEVSRRFLKYSESIVSLDTGIRRQYKELVTKNTELRAVINLSPEGILLLNNEKMVSLYNKSLEKMFDIHKDITCVNLNDLFTLDIINVLNQDVIRDEIVEYKGRTLIVNKHNLEYFGEMAGIYFIFQEVTYIKQLEQTLTKKLRAKGLLTRYNFSDIHTKSPEMIQCIDFARKAACSDLTILITGESGTGKELLAQSIHNASHRTKQPFMAFNCAAVPESIMESELFGYEGGTFTGALKEGKAGLFEQANNGTMFLDEIGDMPYSMQAKLLRVLQEQQVMRIGSQRVTTINIRVIAATNNDLRKKIRSSQFRADLYYRLNVLPIMVPPLRERKEDILYLLNYFLRQKHRENLSVLPETCDILMQYGWPGNIRELNNVAAYISFMTDTIVRPDHLPCYIFDIQEDFERDFNVLAIRGDLENCQAVLKVIADFDSLDMGAGRKSIEDFLNNTGVHLSQGEIRRVLNVLNGCELITSGIGRKGSEITLKGKYFLKWLKNRNNQPV